The following proteins are co-located in the Triticum aestivum cultivar Chinese Spring chromosome 1A, IWGSC CS RefSeq v2.1, whole genome shotgun sequence genome:
- the LOC123053993 gene encoding uncharacterized protein isoform X1 → MAGGEQLLVQESAVPVISSGADTSTPTVRLAHFLHPRAGAGQRPPLPPPPRNAGPILTDGLQVEFKGWAEAPNLWTRWVAKLRPRCEPLWRKIGIQDAILATTCRVRRDERAMLQLAAIWSAETNTFVFPWGEATVTLEDVAVLGGLPLLGRPVRAPPKGALREDVEALEAVRRALYRSDSQRPDHSAWAMPFLEPPAGEGPAAGDGGATGLLEHGAFLAMWLSLFVLPAPPFDVVRAEVLPVAARLARGGCVALGPAALASIYSDLSALNRYINSGKRYQPFVGWAPLHILQLWVLARFPELRPEMATTLDPVARHQPWAARWHQVHKVTDPINLHRVLMLPMEFEWRPYGSFSFAPSPKKSCSWVHGRDMARSLQLLSFAQCLRACELVGMRCIEQYNPHRVARQLGFDQDVPGSVARVNSDWKIAWGTYFMEPSNFAFIVPQYTLAVTFEYTRWWRPYASGCDTAIDNNVNSKEFPVLVGPRDKNMEVLHDDNSGKKQHVLPGMSRPDTFEVFFSRLNTVEVPQTDIPPVEKLNGLDTIQGTLEHLAEVAESAQIADDSTLRCVRKGTQTKNVKQASPDVFAKQNSSSEHGEVAPRHLVKRAVSTTNRKAIGATVGHVQPSLEDIVVMLDEEFDESVGKEHEVGATVGHVQPSLEDIVLISDEEFDESVGKEREVGAMPREGNEKANEDASASNQQSDTLMEDCLVVNRKGSGNNKTYSSNPVDANPELVKRVSTKTLYYLRPIGPVKDAQERDATGTNADQGAYLPRREVGTREMIEEASAAREAEMVVLQKVIDSLKEEIAAAQALGALRDGSPSKT, encoded by the exons atggccggcggcgagcagCTCCTTGTCCAAGAGTCCGCTGTCCCAGTCATCTCCAGCGGCGCCGATACGTCAACCCCCACCGTTCGACTGGCCCACTTCCTCCACCCCCGCGCGGGCGCCGGCCAGCGCCCCCCTCTACCCCCTCCGCCCCGCAACGCTGGCCCTATTCTCACCGACGGGCTCCAGGTCGAGTTCAAGGGCTGGGCGGAAGCTCCAAATCTGTGGACGCGGTGGGTGGCCAAGCTCCGCCCGCGGTGCGAGCCCCTGTGGCGGAAGATTGGGATCCAGGACGCCATCCTCGCGACCACCTGTCGGGTGCGGCGCGACGAGCGCGCGATGCTCCAGCTCGCCGCCATCTGGTCCGCCGAGACCAACACGTTCGTGTTCCCCTGGGGCGAGGCGACGGTGACGCTGGAGGACGTGGCCGTGCTCGGGGGGCTGCCCTTGCTCGGCAGGCCCGTGCGCGCGCCGCCGAAGGGCGCGCTCCGGGAGGACGTGGAGGCGCTCGAGGCCGTTCGCCGCGCGCTCTACCGGAGCGACAGCCAGAGACCGGACCACTCCGCGTGGGCGATGCCGTTCCTCGAGCCCCCGGCGGGAGAGGGGCCCgccgcgggcgacggcggcgccaCCGGGTTACTGGAGCACGGCGCGTTCCTGGCCATGTGGCTGTCGCTCTTCGTGCTGCCGGCGCCGCCGTTCGACGTGGTCCGGGCGGAGGTGCTCCCCGTGGCCGCCCGGCTGGCGCGCGGCGGGTGCGTGGCGCTCGGACCCGCCGCTCTCGCCAGCATCTACAGCGACCTCTCGGCGCTGAACCGCTACATCAATTCGGGCAAGAGATACCAGCCGTTCGTGGGGTGGGCGCCGCTGCACATCCTGCAGCTCTGGGTCTTGGCCAGGTTCCCGGAGCTTCGCCCTGAAATGGCGACCACTCTCGACCCCGTCGCTCGTCACCAGCCTTGGGCCGCCCGGTGGCATCAAGTCCACAAGGTAACTGACCCCATAAATCTCCACAGAGTGCTCATGTTGCCAATGGAGTTTGAGTGGAGGCCCTATGGAAGCTTCAGCTTTGCTCCGTCTCCCAAGAAGAGCTGCTCTTGGGTTCATGGCCGGGACATGGCAAGAAGCCTACAACTGCTATCGTTTGCGCAGTGTCTGCGTGCTTGCGAGCTTGTAGGCATGCGCTGCATTGAGCAGTACAATCCTCATCGTGTTGCAAGGCAGCTTGGCTTCGATCAGGACGTGCCTGGATCTGTTGCCCGTGTTAACTCGGACTGGAAGATTGCTTGGGGAACATACTTCATGGAGCCTAGCAATTTCGCCTTCATCGTTCCACAGTATACTCTGGCTGTGACGTTTGAGTACACACGATGGTGGAGGCCATACGCTTCTGGGTGTGATACTGCCATTGATAACAATGTAAATTCGAAGGAGTTCCCTGTTTTGGTTGGCCCAAGGGACAAAAACATGGAGGTGCTTCATGATGATAATTCGGGCAAGAAGCAGCATGTGCTCCCAGGGATGTCTCGGCCAGATACTTTCGAGGTATTTTTTTCGAGATTAAATACTGTCGAGGTTCCACAGACTGATATTCCTCCTGTTGAAAAACTTAATGGCCTGGACACCATTCAGGGTACCCTGGAACATCTTGCGGAAGTTGCCGAGTCAGCACAAATTGCGGATGATTCGACCCTGAGATGTGTAAGAAAGGGCACACAAACTAAAAATGTGAAACAAGCTTCACCTGATGTCTTCGCTAAACAGAATAGCAGCTCAGAACATGGTGAAGTAGCTCCCCGTCACCTTGTCAAGCGAGCAGTAAGCACAACCAACAGAAAAGCTATTGGGGCAACTGTGGGTCATGTGCAGCCAAGTCTTGAAGACATCGTGGTGATGCTTGATGAAGAGTTTGACGAATCAGTGGGCAAGGAACATGAGGTGGGTGCAACTGTAGGTCATGTGCAGCCAAGTCTTGAAGACATCGTTTTGATCAGTGATGAAGAGTTTGACGAATCAGTGGGCAAGGAACGTGAGGTGGGTGCAATGCCGAGGGAAGGTAATGAAAAAGCTAATGAAGATGCATCAGCATCAAACCAACAATCAGATACCCTTATGGAAGATTGCTTAGTGGTCAACAGGAAGGGCTCAG GAAACAATAAGACGTATTCTAGCAATCCAGTGGATGCAAATCCTGAATTGGTCAAGAGGGTTTCAACTAAAACACTTTACTACCTTAGACCAATTGGGCCGGTGAAAGATGCTCAGGAAAGAGATGCAACTGGAACGAATGCGGATCAAGGAGCTTACCTACCAAGGCGTGAAGTTGGGACGAGGGAAATGATTGAGGAGGCTTCTGCTGCTCGAGAAGCTGAAATGGTTGTGTTGCAAAAAGTAATTGATTCTCTGAAGGAAGAGATTGCAGCAGCGCAGGCCCTTGGGGCCTTGAGGGATGGAAGCCCCTCAAAAACCTGA
- the LOC123053993 gene encoding uncharacterized protein isoform X2, which produces MAGGEQLLVQESAVPVISSGADTSTPTVRLAHFLHPRAGAGQRPPLPPPPRNAGPILTDGLQVEFKGWAEAPNLWTRWVAKLRPRCEPLWRKIGIQDAILATTCRVRRDERAMLQLAAIWSAETNTFVFPWGEATVTLEDVAVLGGLPLLGRPVRAPPKGALREDVEALEAVRRALYRSDSQRPDHSAWAMPFLEPPAGEGPAAGDGGATGLLEHGAFLAMWLSLFVLPAPPFDVVRAEVLPVAARLARGGCVALGPAALASIYSDLSALNRYINSGKRYQPFVGWAPLHILQLWVLARFPELRPEMATTLDPVARHQPWAARWHQVHKVTDPINLHRVLMLPMEFEWRPYGSFSFAPSPKKSCSWVHGRDMARSLQLLSFAQCLRACELVGMRCIEQYNPHRVARQLGFDQDVPGSVARVNSDWKIAWGTYFMEPSNFAFIVPQYTLAVTFEYTRWWRPYASGCDTAIDNNVNSKEFPVLVGPRDKNMEVLHDDNSGKKQHVLPGMSRPDTFEGTLEHLAEVAESAQIADDSTLRCVRKGTQTKNVKQASPDVFAKQNSSSEHGEVAPRHLVKRAVSTTNRKAIGATVGHVQPSLEDIVVMLDEEFDESVGKEHEVGATVGHVQPSLEDIVLISDEEFDESVGKEREVGAMPREGNEKANEDASASNQQSDTLMEDCLVVNRKGSGNNKTYSSNPVDANPELVKRVSTKTLYYLRPIGPVKDAQERDATGTNADQGAYLPRREVGTREMIEEASAAREAEMVVLQKVIDSLKEEIAAAQALGALRDGSPSKT; this is translated from the exons atggccggcggcgagcagCTCCTTGTCCAAGAGTCCGCTGTCCCAGTCATCTCCAGCGGCGCCGATACGTCAACCCCCACCGTTCGACTGGCCCACTTCCTCCACCCCCGCGCGGGCGCCGGCCAGCGCCCCCCTCTACCCCCTCCGCCCCGCAACGCTGGCCCTATTCTCACCGACGGGCTCCAGGTCGAGTTCAAGGGCTGGGCGGAAGCTCCAAATCTGTGGACGCGGTGGGTGGCCAAGCTCCGCCCGCGGTGCGAGCCCCTGTGGCGGAAGATTGGGATCCAGGACGCCATCCTCGCGACCACCTGTCGGGTGCGGCGCGACGAGCGCGCGATGCTCCAGCTCGCCGCCATCTGGTCCGCCGAGACCAACACGTTCGTGTTCCCCTGGGGCGAGGCGACGGTGACGCTGGAGGACGTGGCCGTGCTCGGGGGGCTGCCCTTGCTCGGCAGGCCCGTGCGCGCGCCGCCGAAGGGCGCGCTCCGGGAGGACGTGGAGGCGCTCGAGGCCGTTCGCCGCGCGCTCTACCGGAGCGACAGCCAGAGACCGGACCACTCCGCGTGGGCGATGCCGTTCCTCGAGCCCCCGGCGGGAGAGGGGCCCgccgcgggcgacggcggcgccaCCGGGTTACTGGAGCACGGCGCGTTCCTGGCCATGTGGCTGTCGCTCTTCGTGCTGCCGGCGCCGCCGTTCGACGTGGTCCGGGCGGAGGTGCTCCCCGTGGCCGCCCGGCTGGCGCGCGGCGGGTGCGTGGCGCTCGGACCCGCCGCTCTCGCCAGCATCTACAGCGACCTCTCGGCGCTGAACCGCTACATCAATTCGGGCAAGAGATACCAGCCGTTCGTGGGGTGGGCGCCGCTGCACATCCTGCAGCTCTGGGTCTTGGCCAGGTTCCCGGAGCTTCGCCCTGAAATGGCGACCACTCTCGACCCCGTCGCTCGTCACCAGCCTTGGGCCGCCCGGTGGCATCAAGTCCACAAGGTAACTGACCCCATAAATCTCCACAGAGTGCTCATGTTGCCAATGGAGTTTGAGTGGAGGCCCTATGGAAGCTTCAGCTTTGCTCCGTCTCCCAAGAAGAGCTGCTCTTGGGTTCATGGCCGGGACATGGCAAGAAGCCTACAACTGCTATCGTTTGCGCAGTGTCTGCGTGCTTGCGAGCTTGTAGGCATGCGCTGCATTGAGCAGTACAATCCTCATCGTGTTGCAAGGCAGCTTGGCTTCGATCAGGACGTGCCTGGATCTGTTGCCCGTGTTAACTCGGACTGGAAGATTGCTTGGGGAACATACTTCATGGAGCCTAGCAATTTCGCCTTCATCGTTCCACAGTATACTCTGGCTGTGACGTTTGAGTACACACGATGGTGGAGGCCATACGCTTCTGGGTGTGATACTGCCATTGATAACAATGTAAATTCGAAGGAGTTCCCTGTTTTGGTTGGCCCAAGGGACAAAAACATGGAGGTGCTTCATGATGATAATTCGGGCAAGAAGCAGCATGTGCTCCCAGGGATGTCTCGGCCAGATACTTTCGAG GGTACCCTGGAACATCTTGCGGAAGTTGCCGAGTCAGCACAAATTGCGGATGATTCGACCCTGAGATGTGTAAGAAAGGGCACACAAACTAAAAATGTGAAACAAGCTTCACCTGATGTCTTCGCTAAACAGAATAGCAGCTCAGAACATGGTGAAGTAGCTCCCCGTCACCTTGTCAAGCGAGCAGTAAGCACAACCAACAGAAAAGCTATTGGGGCAACTGTGGGTCATGTGCAGCCAAGTCTTGAAGACATCGTGGTGATGCTTGATGAAGAGTTTGACGAATCAGTGGGCAAGGAACATGAGGTGGGTGCAACTGTAGGTCATGTGCAGCCAAGTCTTGAAGACATCGTTTTGATCAGTGATGAAGAGTTTGACGAATCAGTGGGCAAGGAACGTGAGGTGGGTGCAATGCCGAGGGAAGGTAATGAAAAAGCTAATGAAGATGCATCAGCATCAAACCAACAATCAGATACCCTTATGGAAGATTGCTTAGTGGTCAACAGGAAGGGCTCAG GAAACAATAAGACGTATTCTAGCAATCCAGTGGATGCAAATCCTGAATTGGTCAAGAGGGTTTCAACTAAAACACTTTACTACCTTAGACCAATTGGGCCGGTGAAAGATGCTCAGGAAAGAGATGCAACTGGAACGAATGCGGATCAAGGAGCTTACCTACCAAGGCGTGAAGTTGGGACGAGGGAAATGATTGAGGAGGCTTCTGCTGCTCGAGAAGCTGAAATGGTTGTGTTGCAAAAAGTAATTGATTCTCTGAAGGAAGAGATTGCAGCAGCGCAGGCCCTTGGGGCCTTGAGGGATGGAAGCCCCTCAAAAACCTGA